A single window of Archangium gephyra DNA harbors:
- a CDS encoding DUF2019 domain-containing protein, which yields MKKAQWKELSTERLVEEYGLISAEHGRDIEAGRPKAANRKYEVLVAMRKELRERGTEAQRQLLMLIDAPEPGTRYWVASFALAFAPDEGERVLAELSKTPKSFVGFTAGLALEQWKAGTFKPA from the coding sequence ATGAAAAAGGCACAGTGGAAGGAGCTTTCGACAGAACGCCTGGTCGAAGAGTACGGGCTCATCTCCGCTGAGCATGGGCGTGACATCGAGGCAGGTAGACCCAAGGCGGCCAATCGCAAGTACGAGGTCTTGGTAGCTATGCGTAAGGAGCTTCGGGAGCGAGGTACTGAAGCCCAGCGTCAGTTGTTGATGTTGATTGACGCTCCTGAACCAGGAACTCGTTACTGGGTTGCTTCTTTCGCGCTGGCATTTGCTCCAGACGAAGGTGAGCGCGTGCTTGCCGAGCTTTCCAAAACTCCCAAAAGCTTTGTGGGTTTCACCGCGGGGTTGGCGCTCGAACAATGGAAGGCAGGTACTTTCAAGCCTGCCTGA